The region GCTCTCAAAGAGCGCCTCagtgactttgactttgagcGACACGAGTTCCAGTTGAAGATCAAGTCCCAAGATGATCAGCTGCATGTAAAGGAAGCGGCACTCGCTGAGATGGAGCAGCAGTTGGATCGCCTGCAGGCCGAGCAGCCGGATCAGTCCAAACTCCTGGCCACCATGGAATCGGACAAGGTGGCCGCCTCGCGGGCCCTCACCCAAAATGTGGAGATGAAACAACAGTTGGACGAACTGGAGCAAAAGTTCGTCCAGTTAACAAACGACAAGGCTGAGCTGGTCATCCGACTGGATGCTGAAGAGTTTGCCAATCGGGAGATACGACACAATTACGACAGCATGGAGCAGAAGCTGCTGGCCAGCGAGGAGCGTTTCAAGTTCAAGGATGAAGAGATGATCCGGCTCTCGCACGAGAATGTTGAgctccagcgccagcagcTGATGCTGAAGCAGCAACTGGATCGCCTGCAGCACTATGAGGTGGGTAATGGCACACTTATTCATGGTCTGGTCATCTAAAGAATGTATTTCGCAGGTCAAGGCTTACCATAGCCAGGCAGGGAAGCAGCCTGATGAAACTGGAGAACCAGAAGAGAGCGAAACTAAGGATCATCACGAGCACCATTCACATGATCATTTGCACGACCACGATCACGGGGATCATTCAGACGGCCATTCACATGATCATTCACACGACCATGTCCACCAGGAGCATCACCAATTGTCACCCGGTTCTCTGCCCACCGCCGAGGCCGTGGAGAGGCTGCAGGCGCGTTTCACCACACTGATTAGCCAAGTGGCCGATCTGACCGAGGAGAAACACAGCCTAGAGCATCTGGTGCTTCAACTCCAGGGCGAGACAGAGACGATTGGCGAGTACATAGCCCTGTACCAGACCCAGCGCCGGATGCTAAAGCAACGTGAGTACGAAAAGGCCACACAGATGCGTCTGCTGCAGGCCGAGCGCGAGCAGCTGCGGGAGAAGATCGAGGCGCTCAACAAGCTGGTGGCCAGCCTGGGCGTGGAGTTGCCCACCGACCAAGTCCAAGGGCAGCCGCAAACAGTAGCACTTCAGGACACTCCGAGCGAACAGGAGAGGCCTCTTACACAGACTCCCTCCAACGAAGACAGCAATGGGGAAAACTCGCAGCAGATTCTGAATAAGATTCAAAACATTATCAGCGAGATCAAAGAGAACACCGAGCAGCCAACGACTGTCCTCTCCGGCCATCCTGTGGATCACCTTAACTGTTGTCTGGGCAAATTCGAGGTGGTCTGATGTGGATGCTGCTCTCAAAGTGCAATTATTGTCGGCCTactacatactatatatatatatacgattGTATTTAAATGTCCATCCTATCCCAATCCGTTTTGTACATGTGTTTCCGAATAAATACCATTTTTAATTCAAATATGTAAACGATCTAATctactacaaaaaaatatatacataagaaccaaaaatatatgtacatctattTCGAAGACTTTTTGGTAGGGAGGGAGTCGTTGcgcatttttgcatttatttttggctcTTTATACGAGGTGGGACGACACTTACGACTCGGGCGACCACTGGTGCTGCAGCTGGCACTGGACATATCTGCATCGCCACTGAGCGGGTCACTCGGACTGAGCGTGTTGTTAGTGGGTTTGGCacttcctctgcctctgggcctgcccctgcccctggccacACTAACCGTCTTCTGATGTATGTCAGGGACCGGGGAGGGTAAAGGTGTGCTAGTGCTGCCAGACCAACTGCCAATTCCATTGAACTGGCTCTGTCTCGGTGTCTCAATGGACAAGCTGGGCGAATGGGCCTGCCGCGGCTTCTGTATGCTCACGTCGTAGCTGCTGTCATTATCATGGCAGGGAATGGCCAAGACGGTCTTTTCTTGTTTGCCAGTCTCCTTGGGCACGTTTTCGCAAAGCCCGCGAAGGACTCGGTCCCGCCTGGATGCAGCGCCGATTGGGGCCTCTGCTGCATCTCCAACCTCCACTGACGAGATATCCGCGGCATCCTCGCTGTCCGTTTCCTCTAGAATGGAGAAGAGGCTGTCAGCTTGATCACATGGAGACAGTGCCGCGAGTATCTCGTCGGGTTCACAGGACTCCACCACTGGAATGGTGGGAGAGTCCTCGTCAGTGTCTTCAAGGGCCCAGGCCATTTCCGCAATACGTCTTGGAGGTGGCGTAACTGCGCTATCGATGTTctaaaagtaaatatattattaGTACATTGAATCCGCACGGGCAAAGGCTGTCTAATTACCAGTCTGTGTGTATCCTCTGAGGCTGTGGTTGTATCCACATCTGTGGCGTCTTCTGTTATAATAGCGCTGCTACTACCACTACCGGCACGGACGGTACTGCTGCGGCGACGGCTGGGTGAACAAGTCACTGAAGATCGGGTAAGGCTACTTATACGACGCATATCATAACAAATTTCCTTGATGTTCGACCGTCGATGGACAGAAGGCGTGGTGTGGGTAACGCCGGTAAGAAAGTCCTCCTTCAGGTCCAAATTTTTGAGAAGGGTGCTGATGCCGTACTTCAGCTGCTTCTTTTTGAAGTCCATTTCCAGAACGTGAGACTCTCGCACCTCCAACAGCTCCGTTTGCAGACCGACGACCAGCTTTTTGTACTCCCCCAACTCCACACGTAGTTTCTGTACGTGGTCCATCAGTTCAGCATTCAATATTTTGTATTGCTGCTCTATGTTTGTACCcattttacatatatttcagaTTTTTCCAAGACGAGACgcttaaattaaattgataCCGCGTTTATTCGAAGTATTGCAAATGGATTtatcgatcaaatataccgtctcatttgaaaaatataccgtaaatatactgacgaattcaagttccaTCATACATATTCcacgtttttgatattccgttgaataattctgTCTA is a window of Drosophila pseudoobscura strain MV-25-SWS-2005 chromosome 3, UCI_Dpse_MV25, whole genome shotgun sequence DNA encoding:
- the mei-S332 gene encoding shugoshin, with protein sequence MGTNIEQQYKILNAELMDHVQKLRVELGEYKKLVVGLQTELLEVRESHVLEMDFKKKQLKYGISTLLKNLDLKEDFLTGVTHTTPSVHRRSNIKEICYDMRRISSLTRSSVTCSPSRRRSSTVRAGSGSSSAIITEDATDVDTTTASEDTHRLNIDSAVTPPPRRIAEMAWALEDTDEDSPTIPVVESCEPDEILAALSPCDQADSLFSILEETDSEDAADISSVEVGDAAEAPIGAASRRDRVLRGLCENVPKETGKQEKTVLAIPCHDNDSSYDVSIQKPRQAHSPSLSIETPRQSQFNGIGSWSGSTSTPLPSPVPDIHQKTVSVARGRGRPRGRGSAKPTNNTLSPSDPLSGDADMSSASCSTSGRPSRKCRPTSYKEPKINAKMRNDSLPTKKSSK
- the LOC4805706 gene encoding golgin subfamily A member 2, whose amino-acid sequence is MPDDTHDAKALKLAAARKKLKEYQQRNNNHAGGDEQVQTGTHSSTVSIASNLSERSDSEVNVNENGGGGSSSLHVRQQSEEAVSLAALPTPTAAALFTQPEPDSPIFAPNGAPNESNLQAIQVIIAEKAQLNAELTRARVACRERELELEELRTEQGQTRLRLEQLQQHCQGQQAGVEQQRHHNAQLLHKLTESQAQIVDQQSHLLEMEAQLKQLNLRQDELQRQLAEKSSELEMAELKLRQLSDESNINADNRVESLTQTQYMYEQQIRDLQAMVGQLTQDKEQASGQYQNYVQHQNSEIAKLNEKNSELTEELLELRERERQLVEHVSGLERDIQKNLSLQAQFKEASQPQTPAEPQIDQTTLTTELAALKERLSDFDFERHEFQLKIKSQDDQLHVKEAALAEMEQQLDRLQAEQPDQSKLLATMESDKVAASRALTQNVEMKQQLDELEQKFVQLTNDKAELVIRLDAEEFANREIRHNYDSMEQKLLASEERFKFKDEEMIRLSHENVELQRQQLMLKQQLDRLQHYEVKAYHSQAGKQPDETGEPEESETKDHHEHHSHDHLHDHDHGDHSDGHSHDHSHDHVHQEHHQLSPGSLPTAEAVERLQARFTTLISQVADLTEEKHSLEHLVLQLQGETETIGEYIALYQTQRRMLKQREYEKATQMRLLQAEREQLREKIEALNKLVASLGVELPTDQVQGQPQTVALQDTPSEQERPLTQTPSNEDSNGENSQQILNKIQNIISEIKENTEQPTTVLSGHPVDHLNCCLGKFEVV